In a genomic window of Anoxybacter fermentans:
- a CDS encoding chemotaxis protein CheA: MNKILEKIKEVLDKTGFLALSLVHNPDSQALEQLLEKIKVLGEITKGYGVLNELAERLLGVLNLVKTGEIAASEQLAEIVISTLEFLLEVVEKAEAEGGLQVDEEACRKKIEQLGELFHKTTHTNVSHISETANQMEIGKRVYEVSLEMKASAESPDLLAIYEKLASCGEVIRVVVNDVDSETEMPSFLSMHFYLGSDLSTDALENMLAEVLGDLTDLRLTICPAFLETGEPGFGLEDVSPGISNEEEKTFQLEEKSAFSLDIQLNQEETKVLQLILAQLREYLGQVCSREDFSRYCISVARILAGIGMYFNRLELKKAEEIFKKPNSEWQRELFSLLDTAEKMARSLVAKEGTSFVPAPKKPEGMKISIPATSSKSIRVDETKIDHLMALAGELVVKCNAFLYVARKVEEEYGLAEVASELKEQHSGLDRLVRELQDAVMNMRLLPASYIFQKFPRMVRDLARELGKKVELRLEGEDTEIDKTVMETIGEPMVHLVRNAIDHGLEPPEERLDRGKRAEGTITLRALREGNKIVLEVEDDGRGIDVEHVRQKAISVGLISAEEAGALTEEQVLEFLFVSGFSTAEEVTEVSGRGVGMDAVRAAVRSLGGSIKIKTSPGAGTRVRMELPLTLATSRVLLVVQNGRKYGLPIADVREMVKVHSSELASMQGKRIVVIRGELVPVFFLGEFFDDDKKETGDEELCLVILTNGFALAVDDFLGQEDIVLKPLPADFGSDSCFAGAAILGDGSILLVLDPYRMWRQLQQTNVNK, encoded by the coding sequence ATGAATAAGATTTTAGAAAAAATCAAAGAAGTTCTTGACAAAACTGGATTTTTAGCTCTTTCCCTGGTTCATAATCCCGACAGCCAGGCATTAGAGCAACTTTTAGAAAAAATAAAAGTTCTAGGAGAAATTACCAAAGGATATGGGGTACTAAATGAATTGGCAGAACGGCTGTTGGGAGTTCTAAACCTGGTAAAAACAGGGGAGATTGCCGCATCGGAACAGCTTGCCGAAATTGTCATCAGTACTCTTGAGTTTTTGCTGGAGGTCGTGGAAAAAGCAGAAGCAGAAGGGGGGCTACAGGTGGACGAAGAAGCATGTCGGAAAAAGATTGAGCAGTTGGGAGAGTTGTTTCACAAAACCACTCATACCAATGTTTCCCATATATCAGAAACAGCTAATCAAATGGAAATTGGGAAGCGTGTTTATGAAGTGAGCCTGGAGATGAAGGCTTCGGCTGAATCACCTGATCTGCTAGCGATTTATGAAAAGCTGGCTTCCTGCGGAGAGGTAATTCGCGTTGTGGTAAACGATGTTGATTCAGAGACTGAGATGCCCTCTTTCTTATCCATGCATTTTTACCTTGGCTCTGATTTAAGCACAGATGCTTTGGAAAATATGCTTGCTGAAGTTTTAGGAGATTTGACTGATCTACGTCTGACTATTTGTCCGGCCTTTTTGGAAACAGGTGAGCCTGGCTTTGGATTAGAAGATGTCAGCCCAGGGATCTCCAATGAAGAAGAAAAGACGTTCCAGTTGGAAGAAAAATCGGCTTTTTCTCTTGATATCCAGTTAAATCAAGAGGAAACGAAAGTTTTACAGTTGATTCTAGCTCAGTTAAGAGAATACCTCGGGCAAGTGTGTAGTCGGGAAGATTTTTCACGGTACTGTATTTCAGTAGCCAGAATTTTGGCGGGGATTGGTATGTACTTTAACAGACTTGAGCTAAAGAAAGCTGAGGAAATTTTCAAAAAGCCAAATTCTGAATGGCAAAGGGAACTTTTTTCACTTCTGGATACAGCAGAAAAAATGGCCAGGAGTTTAGTTGCAAAAGAAGGCACTTCATTTGTACCTGCTCCTAAAAAACCTGAAGGAATGAAAATTTCTATTCCTGCTACCTCGAGTAAAAGCATCCGGGTGGATGAAACTAAGATAGACCACCTGATGGCGCTGGCAGGTGAACTGGTGGTAAAGTGTAATGCTTTTCTTTATGTAGCAAGGAAAGTGGAGGAAGAATACGGCCTGGCTGAAGTAGCCAGTGAGCTAAAAGAGCAGCATTCAGGGCTGGATAGGTTAGTCCGTGAATTGCAAGATGCTGTGATGAATATGAGACTTCTTCCGGCCAGCTATATCTTTCAGAAGTTCCCACGGATGGTGCGTGACCTGGCCAGGGAGTTGGGTAAAAAGGTGGAACTGCGGTTGGAAGGAGAGGATACGGAAATTGATAAGACCGTTATGGAGACGATTGGTGAGCCCATGGTCCACCTGGTACGCAATGCCATAGATCATGGTCTTGAACCTCCTGAAGAAAGGTTGGACCGGGGAAAAAGAGCCGAGGGTACAATAACTCTCCGGGCTCTCAGGGAGGGAAACAAAATAGTACTGGAGGTAGAGGATGACGGCCGTGGTATTGATGTAGAGCACGTGCGACAGAAAGCGATTTCGGTAGGACTTATTTCAGCGGAAGAAGCAGGGGCCTTGACTGAGGAGCAGGTACTTGAGTTTCTTTTTGTTTCCGGGTTCAGCACGGCAGAAGAAGTGACAGAGGTTTCGGGTAGAGGGGTAGGCATGGATGCGGTTAGAGCAGCGGTCCGCAGTCTGGGAGGGAGTATAAAGATAAAAACGAGTCCTGGAGCCGGTACCAGAGTGAGAATGGAGCTTCCACTTACTTTGGCTACTTCCCGCGTTCTGTTGGTGGTGCAGAACGGCAGGAAATATGGATTGCCGATAGCAGATGTTAGAGAGATGGTTAAAGTGCATTCTAGTGAGCTTGCCAGCATGCAAGGAAAAAGGATTGTGGTTATTCGCGGCGAGTTGGTGCCGGTGTTTTTCTTAGGTGAGTTTTTTGACGATGACAAAAAAGAGACCGGTGACGAAGAGTTGTGTCTGGTGATCTTGACGAATGGCTTTGCGCTGGCTGTAGATGATTTTCTGGGTCAAGAGGATATTGTGCTTAAACCTCTTCCAGCAGATTTTGGTTCTGATTCCTGTTTTGCTGGGGCAGCCATACTGGGAGATGGGAGTATCCTACTGGTGTTGGATCCGTACCGCATGTGGAGACAGCTTCAGCAAACAAATGTCAATAAGTGA
- a CDS encoding response regulator — protein sequence MSVRVLVADDSSTVCSYYTSILSKAGFTVDHAANGYEALEKAVKFDYDLFIVDINMPKMSGYELVRQLREDERGVRVPVVIISTEAKDSDRLQGYRAGANLFLVKPVKPEKLLFLTKIITGVR from the coding sequence ATGTCCGTACGGGTACTGGTGGCAGATGATTCGTCTACAGTTTGTAGTTATTACACTTCAATCTTAAGCAAAGCCGGTTTTACTGTAGATCATGCAGCCAACGGTTACGAAGCATTGGAAAAGGCGGTAAAGTTCGATTATGACCTTTTCATTGTGGATATAAACATGCCCAAGATGTCCGGCTACGAACTGGTGCGGCAGCTTAGAGAGGATGAAAGAGGAGTTAGGGTTCCGGTGGTAATCATCTCAACGGAAGCAAAGGACAGCGACCGTCTGCAAGGCTACCGGGCTGGGGCTAACCTCTTTTTAGTAAAGCCAGTAAAGCCAGAAAAGCTTCTTTTTCTAACTAAGATTATTACTGGAGTGAGGTAA